The Solanum lycopersicum chromosome 8, SLM_r2.1 DNA segment ACCTCGTGAAGGTAGATAGACGATTTCCAGAGGCGTTacttaccaaaaaaagaaagagggaGGCACTAGGAAGGAAGAAGAACAAGACCTCTAAgttaaaatgcagaaaattgaACTCAGAGAACTTTTAGAAACATGAAAGATCAAAGTTACTGAAAAAACTACGCTATATTAATAGAGATAAGGATATCTAGTGTATACCTAGTATATTTTACATTAgctcttctttttctctaatATAGTGGGTCATAAGTAGAGGAAACTTGGATGAATCCAAGAAAAATTTTCGCAAGTTCAATAAATGAAGAAATACATACGAGAATCAATTGAGGAGCGAATACAAGGGGAGAAGACGGAAGGAGAAGACGGGCCCGAGttatgcatcatcatacttcacTGAGCTCACCTTCCTTACATACACCAACATCCACCACCATGTTTTTTCCCTTTGAGCTTAAGACTCTGCAACAATTCCTCCTTGGAGACTACCAAATATCAAAATACACCGGTCAATTATATGCAGAGAACAATTGGCTACTTAATAGAAGAAAGTAAGTACGATTTTTTCCCCTAAATGTGAGTGCCTTAGCATGCTCCGATTCTGTTGTTTAAGTAGCTATCGAGATTGTCTAGGTACAAGTTCAAATCGACCCTTAACAGAACATACTTTTTCCTATCAGATATCATTCTGAGAGCGGATATGCCCAGCTAAGAACACAATTGAAAGACGCTGTGGTTGCAAACGTCTTTGATGTTTATGAAGCAAAAATAAGCTACTTAACAAAAGGAACTTACCCGATCCCATAGATGTGGGTCAGGCTTCTTATAAACCTGAACGCGATCAACATCAGCAGGGTCTGTCGTCTTCCATTTGCATGCTGGATGAGGAACTCGATGACGAGAATACTGGCTCACTGTTTGGTTGCTAGAAGGATCCATTTTGGCACTTGacaaataaaacacaaaagGTTTTTGGCATGGGTTCCTAGCAACAGGCCTTGTGTTAAAAGCGTATGCAGTGTAATCTGCTCTCTTATACCAATTCAGGAAAGTTCTTGATGGCATTTCCATTTCGCGGGGGGACAACACCCCACGGAATATTTGAACTGCAAATCCCCATGACACTGATATTGTCCAACTGTTAGCTTTGTCATAGCAAATGGATTGTTGCATAAGACCAGCCGAGTCAAGCTTCATTGGAAGTGTAAGGCGCCGTAAAGCTTGCACTCGAGTCACATTGGGAAAGATTGGCTCCACCACATCAAGATGGTGCAATGTTACCAATGGCGCTATTGGATGTGATGCTAGCAGACCAAATAAGTTCCCGTACACATCGTACTGCATCCCATCACCAAGAAGTCATAATCAGATATGTCTTTATTGAAATGATGAACAACTTATAAAATACAGTGTGAAATTACGCAGTCGAAACAATAAAATGCCATAAATTCGCGGCTGCACGAGCCAGAAACTGATAAACAAGAACACACAGATTATAAGGTCTTTCTGCATACAAAGACAAATATAGACGAACCATTTAAGACATTTTATGCAGAATCTGGCAATTGATTTGATCTTTcgttacacaaaaaaaaaacatcattcaGCAGTTCAATTACCAAGAACAACTACTACATTGCATATCCCACCCCAAATTATCCCAGATTTCATCACTAACATAAATACTTTCTCACGGACAACTCAAACCGGATGCTAAAAGGATTTAAACagagaaaaacaaatacaaacaaccatatttttcaagaaaacagATTTGGTTCAATCTGCTTATCAAAGGAgccttttttcccttttctttcacataaaaaaaagtcatcTTTAAGTAGTATAGAAAGAAGTCTCCATGCTTCTACTACcattcttgtttttcttcttctatgaGTTTGGCACACATGTGCCAATTAATTCTTTGACTTGTCACAGAATTTAAAAAGTCACCAGGCCCCCCTTTTGACTTGCAGTACGCAGATACACATGTGATATGTTTTAAGACTCATTAAGAGAACTCAACTACCAATTAAGAAAATGCTTGCCAAAATTATAAAGCCAGCATGTGAGATCCTGGAGATGTTGTCAGATATGAGCATGGAGAACATTGCGTTGTCAAAATGGTAAAACAAATCATGCaaatacataatacataaacaaacaCTTGACAAATATGAACACTCCAACTTACAAAATGATTATCTACAACCTACAAAATAATCATCTAGAGACCTCCAAAATTTACGCGTTACATCAGCATTAGGTGTTTACGAGACACAATCGTGTTTAGTTGTCTGTTGAGACCAAGTTTAGGTGTCTAGATCTGCACTCTCAAAGTTGAAGTGTTTACTTATCAGCTGAGGCCAAGTTTGAgtcttttttttatgtattatgcctaaaaaCTACACATATTCAAGATTCACCCATGAACAAATGCATCAAAAAAACATCATATAGTACTTAAATAAACCCAAAAAAGACTAAACTAACCTGATGAAAACCAAGTTCTTTGGTGAGTGGAACACCAAGTTCAGCCATACAAgcctgcattctatcatcagaACCATAAAGCCCAGGGTACCTTTGAATACACTTATCTTGCATTTTCTCAAGTGCCTTAGCTAAAGGATAACTAATAGCAAATCCACCACCCCCATATGCCATATTAtacgaaaaataaatattttgcaaatgactttCACTTGAACTCCCAATATAATAATACTGATTATGATCATATTTGTTCAAAATCCTTACTAAATTAT contains these protein-coding regions:
- the LOC101249113 gene encoding uncharacterized protein: MTMKVTQKEKDSEKIIWDQMRSVSGSQISISGSHNRAFLKFMVWLFLFASTTYMVYTLKLVSYKSCNNNDVFSHNSLFIHSSEINSSKSIRPVIVKEETEEKTGLEHIVFGIAASAKLWDKRKDYIKLWWKPEEEMRGIVWLDKPVKTSKGDGESLPELRISGDTSRFAYKNRQGHRSAIRISRIVSETLRLGMENVRWFVMGDDDTVFVTDNLVRILNKYDHNQYYYIGSSSESHLQNIYFSYNMAYGGGGFAISYPLAKALEKMQDKCIQRYPGLYGSDDRMQACMAELGVPLTKELGFHQYDVYGNLFGLLASHPIAPLVTLHHLDVVEPIFPNVTRVQALRRLTLPMKLDSAGLMQQSICYDKANSWTISVSWGFAVQIFRGVLSPREMEMPSRTFLNWYKRADYTAYAFNTRPVARNPCQKPFVFYLSSAKMDPSSNQTVSQYSRHRVPHPACKWKTTDPADVDRVQVYKKPDPHLWDRSPRRNCCRVLSSKGKNMVVDVGVCKEGELSEV